A part of Chanodichthys erythropterus isolate Z2021 chromosome 4, ASM2448905v1, whole genome shotgun sequence genomic DNA contains:
- the vrtn gene encoding vertnin → MIQRTEVVLSVLGELQEATECVGLDALTKVAVEVEQALASFSLPTALCSEISSWLGIDAVAHRLYPADAPAGLLPLVCKGEGNMLFDAASMLLVGSTSLSLELQVRTVVEMLLWKRYYLCGMIDSKVMLQAVRFSLCTEESQDMLNLPIQVLEAIFDADVKASCFPGSFANMWHVYALASVLQCNIYSVYPMYNLKIRPYFNRLIRPRTWSKNSEPLTLHIMWSGDLEAGSVFKPHNFVALIHASDLKIGSPNSEQRMPMVNSLELLNQDAQLSYSNLKDKFNITKSTFYRWKRQSIEYHKKSVARYEAKHFFLTSYKQGKLIPLSQFKGLFPEIPRSTYYAWKQELVSTCSISGGSTGELSPRDSTEQDYWSSPEVKKKPSQGSFASMLAFKCEKLEGERAQNVALMQEAKKSLQNCIVANTSFPYRIFKRRFPGISRSTYYNWRREAMLFTPLKELSGSSEESSDADKTQSPRSQVSPAKFDRQKLSPRVKISRRKQRGLRLAYHQRKMLREEAKMHIRRSKMSFIKFKLKFPSVSSSFYWLWRNSLNKNTKNPIMMSETVESQSLAVSPDVFEKIKTPGMFSFDGNIDCLNGQTVSPSEFTLPEYSLPDQSSNDHMFVMDVVALANFKAQAKLFLQQRFEEKSFPTFKEFRSYFPLTPRSTYYMWKRALHHGVPLIHG, encoded by the coding sequence ATGATTCAGAGGACAGAGGTGGTGCTCTCAGTCTTGGGGGAGCTGCAGGAGGCCACAGAGTGCGTGGGTCTTGATGCCCTCACTAAAGTTGCTGTGGAGGTGGAACAGGCTCTGGCCTCTTTCTCTCTTCCTACGGCACTCTGCTCTGAGATCTCCTCATGGCTTGGCATCGACGCGGTAGCTCACAGGCTGTACCCGGCAGACGCCCCGGCGGGTTTGCTTCCTCTGGTCTGCAAAGGAGAAGGAAACATGCTGTTTGATGCAGCTAGCATGCTTCTAGTGGGCTCTACGAGCCTGAGTCTGGAGCTGCAGGTCAGGACTGTGGTGGAGATGCTTCTCTGGAAGCGATACTACCTGTGCGGTATGATCGACTCGAAGGTGATGCTGCAGGCAGTTAGGTTTTCGCTCTGCACCGAGGAGTCCCAGGACATGCTCAATCTGCCGATTCAGGTGCTGGAGGCCATCTTCGATGCCGACGTCAAGGCCTCCTGCTTCCCTGGCTCGTTTGCGAACATGTGGCACGTGTATGCGCTGGCGTCTGTCTTGCAGTGCAACATTTATTCGGTTTATCCCATGTACAATTTAAAGATTCGGCCCTATTTCAATCGACTCATTCGCCCAAGGACATGGTCAAAAAACTCAGAGCCCTTGACCCTTCACATCATGTGGTCAGGCGACTTGGAGGCAGGCTCTGTTTTCAAACCCCACAACTTTGTAGCTTTGATTCATGCGAGCGACCTCAAAATCGGGAGTCCCAACAGCGAGCAGCGAATGCCCATGGTAAATTCCCTGGAGCTTCTGAATCAGGATGCCCAGCTGTCATACTCCAACCTCAAAGACAAGTTCAATATCACCAAGAGCACCTTTTACCGCTGGAAGAGGCAAAGCATCGAGTACCACAAGAAATCGGTGGCCAGGTACGAGGCCAAACACTTTTTCCTGACATCCTACAAGCAAGGGAAGCTGATTCCTCTCAGCCAATTTAAAGGGCTTTTCCCAGAAATTCCAAGATCCACATACTACGCTTGGAAGCAAGAGCTTGTGTCTACTTGCAGCATCTCAGGTGGCTCCACAGGCGAGCTGAGTCCCAGAGATAGCACTGAACAGGACTACTGGTCCTCACCTGAAGTCAAGAAGAAGCCCAGCCAAGGGAGTTTTGCAAGCATGTTGGCTTTCAAGTGCGAGAAGCTTGAAGGAGAACGGGCCCAAAACGTGGCCTTGATGCAGGAGGCGAAGAAGAGCTTGCAGAACTGTATCGTTGCGAACACCTCGTTCCCCTACAGAATCTTCAAAAGAAGGTTTCCAGGCATCTCCAGATCCACATACTACAACTGGAGGAGGGAAGCCATGCTGTTCACACCTCTCAAAGAGCTCTCAGGTAGTAGTGAGGAAAGCTCAGATGCTGATAAAACCCAGAGTCCCAGAAGTCAAGTGTCCCCTGCTAAGTTTGACAGACAGAAACTGTCACCAAGGGTGAAGATCTCCAGACGCAAACAAAGAGGCCTGAGGCTGGCATACCACCAGAGGAAAATGTTAAGGGAAGAAGCCAAAATGCACATCCGGAGGTCAAAGATGTCCTTCATTAAATTCAAACTCAAGTTCCCTTCAGTTTCCTCCTCTTTCTATTGGCTCTGGAGAAATTCTTTGAACAAGAATACCAAGAATCCCATCATGATGTCTGAGACGGTGGAATCCCAGAGCTTGGCTGTCTCGCCAGACGTCTTTGAAAAGATTAAAACTCCAGGAATGTTTTCTTTTGATGGGAACATCGATTGCCTGAATGGACAGACTGTTAGTCCCTCTGAATTCACACTGCCTGAATACTCTTTGCCTGACCAGTCCAGTAATGATCATATGTTTGTGATGGATGTCGTGGCACTGGCCAATTTCAAGGCCCAAGCAAAGCTGTTTTTGCAACAACGTTTTGAAGAGAAGTCCTTTCCCACATTCAAAGAGTTCCGGTCCTACTTTCCTCTTACTCCTCGTTCCACCTACTACATGTGGAAAAGGGCTCTGCATCATGGAGTGCCATTAATTCATGGCTGA